GGGCCAGCTCCGCCTCATGGGTCGCCGCCACTTTCGCGGCGCCTTGTTGCAGGGCAAGCAACTGCTGCTGGGTGGATTGGAGCGATCCCAGCAGGGCGCCCTGTTGCTGCCAGGCCGCGCGCAGTCTGGCCTCGCGCTGCCACTGCCACACCACCAGGCCAGACAAGCCGAGCGCCAGCAAAAACAGGAGCGAAAGGGCGATGTTTTTCATGGCTGAAGACCGGTGCCAGCCGGCGCGCGCCGGCTGTTTTGGGGAGCAAAATCAAAAATGCCCCGGGGCGCAACGCCCAAATCCGGACGGCGATCCGGTTGCGGCAGATTCAACGGCCCCACCCCGAAGAAAACCGCGTTGAGTCCCGGGCGCGCGCCGCCTATGCTGGCCGCATGAAGGTATTCGTCACCGGTGGCGCCGGCTATATCGGTTCGGTTTGTGTGGAGGAATTGCTCAACAAGGGACACACCGTCACGGTTTATGACGACCTGTCCGAGGGACATCGCTCCGCCGTGGATCCGCGGGCGGCGTTCATTCACGCGCGCCCGAATGAGGCCGGCAACATTGCGGCCGCCGTCGGCTCCGTGCGACCCGATGCCATCCTGCACTTCGCGGCTTACGCGCTGGTCGGCGAATCCATGACGAACCCGGGGAAATATTTCCGGAACAACGTCTATAACGCCCTCCAGCTGGCCGACGCCGCCGTCGAGTTTGGCGTCAAGAAGTTCGTCTTCAGCTCCACCTGCGCCACCTACGGTCCACCGGACCGCGTGCCGATGACGGAGGATTTGCCGCAACGCCCGATCAATCCCTACGGCGAATCAAAGCTGATGTTTGAAAAAATCCTGCTGTGGTATCAGCAGATTCACCGGCTGGAGTTCATTGCATTCCGCTACTTCAACGCCGCCGGCGCGAGCGAAACGTTTGGCGAACACCACCGCATCGAGACACACCTCATCCCGAACGTCCTCAAGGTCGCGCTCGGCCAGGCGAAACAATGCGAAATTTACGGCACGGATTACCCGACGCCGGACGGCACCTGCATTCGCGACTACATCCACGTGCGCGATCTCGCGCAGGCGCACATCCTGGGCCTGGCGCCCGGGAAGGCGGGCTTTTTCAATCTCGGCAACGGCGATGGCTACTCGGTCCGGCAGGTAATTCAGACCTGCGAGAAAATCACCGGCAAACCCATCCCCGCCGTTGAAAAACCCCGGCGACCCGGCGATCCGCCCAGGCTCGTTGCCTCCGCCACCAAGGCGTTCACCGAACTGGGCTGGAAACCGCAGTTTCCGAAAATCGAGGACATCATTGCCACGGCCTGGGCCTGGCATGTGAAGCATCCCAACGGCTATCCGGACTAACCCCCCCCAACGCCATGAGCGCCGAAGCCCACGCCATGAAGCACGTGTTGTTCGTCGATGACGATCAGGTCGTGCTGCGGCTTTACCAACAGGCGCTCTCCCAACGCGGTCTGCGCGTGCAGGCGGCCGCCGACGGACTGGCTGCCATTCAATCGCTCCGCGTCAATCCGCCCGACCTGGTCGTGCTGGATTTGATGATGCCGAAATTCTCCGGCGTGGACGTGCTGAAGTTCATCCGCTCCACGCCCGCCTTGAAGGAACTGCCCGTCATCGTGCTCTCCAACTCCTACATGAGCGAGCTGGCTGAACAGGCGGTGGCCGTCGGCGTCCAGCAGGCCCTGCTGAAAACACGTTGCACGCCAAACCACCTCGCGGGCGTCATCGACGGCCTGCTGGTCAAAAAGCAGCCCGCGCCGGCGCCCGAACCCCCGACACCCCAAAGCGACGCAACGCCCGCGCCGCCAGCCGCCGCAGCCGAGGAGACCAAATCCCCCGAGCTGAACATCCAGGCCGCGCGCCTCAACCTGTTTGCCAACGCGCTCAAGATCCGGGCGGAACTGCATTCGCTCGGGATCGCGTTCGCCCAGGCACAAAACGACACGGAACGCGGCGTCCGCCTCCAGAACCTCTGCCGACGCGTCCATTTCCTCACCGCCTCCGCGGCCCTGGCCGAATGCCACCAGATCGCCCTGCTCACCAGCGCGTTTGAGGCGCTGTTGTTCGAGATGATGCAGCGGCCCGACGTCATCAATGCCTCGGTGCGACGCACGGTGGCGTTCACGGTGGATTTTCTGGGCCTGCTGCTGGAGCGCGCCCAGCACATTGACGTCACAACGCCCGTCACGCCGCAGGTGCTCGTGGTGGATGACGACCCGCTCGCAAACCGCCTGATCAGCGCCGCGCTGGAACGCGGCCGGCTCTCGGCGCGCACCACGGAAAACCCCGCCGCCGGGCTCGAATGGGCGCAGCAAATCCATTTCGACCTCTTCCTGCTCGACGTGGAAATGCCCGACTTGAACGGGTTCGAGCTGTGCAAACAAATCCGCGCCCTTCCGGGCTATGCGCGCACGCCCGTCATCTTCGTGACGAGTCACGCGGATTTTGAACATCGCTCGCAAAGCATTCTCAGCGGCGGCAACGATCTGATTTCCAAACCCGTCCTGCCCATCGAACTGACCGTCAAGGCGATCACGCATCTGCTCCGCAGCAATCTCGAAGCACACAGTGCGACGAGTTGAGAGCAGCGTGCTGGCATTTGCGGTTCAGCCTGACAACGGCGGAGCAATGTGGCACGCACTGCTGGGCGATCGCGCTCGGTTGCCGTCACAATTCCCGCCGGCCAAACCGGAGAAAAAATTCGCATCAGGGCTTGAACCGAAAAATTGGTTCTGTCTTATTTCGGCGAAGTTTTCCACTTTCAAGCCGCGCGTGATGAAGGACTTCCCGGCTGACAAACCCTTCCGAAAGCAGGCATCTGCCCGGCGGATGCAACCCGCCCGTCCAGCAAAGCAGCAGCGCAGCGGATTTGGCGGCCGGTTATGCCATCATGCGCGATTTGAATGTGCCGGCGGACCGCAGCCATTTTTTGGGGCAACCGCGTCGAGCAGTCCGTCGGCAGCGTTTCGGCGAACGGAGGCGTCGTGGATGCTGGTGCCTGCCACCTCTGGGCCACGTTCGCTTTCCAAAACATGAGCACACCCCTTCGCACCCCGGCCTGTTTTGTTGCGGTGACATTGGCCATCGCCGCCTCGTTGACAGGTCTGCGTGCAGCGGACGCCCCGGCGCCCCCGCCCACCAATGCCATCGCAAAGCCAATCGCAATCCCCGGTTTGCAGAATACCTTCCGCGTGAACGACCGGATTGTTTCCGGCTCGCAACCCGACACGGACATTGCGTTCGACGCGCTGAAGCAAATGGGCATCAAGACGATCATCAGCGTGGACGGCAGCAAGCCCGACGTCGCCGGCGCCCACAAGACCGGCCTGCACTATGTCCACCTGCCGTTCGGCTACGACGGCGTGCCCAGCAATCGCGTGGCGGAACTGGCCAAGGTCATTCAAATCGAGCCCGGTCCGTTTTATGTGCATTGCCATCATGGACAGCATCGCGGACCCACGGCCGTGGCGGTGATGTGCGAGGCCGACGCAGGCTGGACGCCGGAGCAGGCCGTGGCCTGGCTGCGCGAAGCCGGCACGTCGGATGATTACCCGGGACTCTACCGTTCCGCGCGCGAATTCCGGCCGCCGACCAAAGCGGAGCTGAACGCGGCGACCAATTTCCCGGAACTCGCGCATAGTTCCTCGCTGGTGGACACGATGGTGGCGATTGACGAGCATTTCTCCTGGCTGAAACAATCCCAAAAGGCGGGGTGGACGACGCCACCAAAACATCCGGATATTTCACCCGACCACGAGGCCACCATGTTGTGGGAACTCCTGCGCGAAGTTCCGCGCGCCACCGATCTCACCGGTCGGCCTCAGGATTTCCGCAAGAAACTGGCCAGTGCCGAAGACGACGCCAACAATTTACGCACCTTGTTAAAAAGGCCGGCCGCCGGCCCAGTCCTCGACGCTGCACTGACCCGCCTTGACCAGTCCTGCGCGGTCTGCCACCGGACTTATCGGAACAAGAAGACTTCGTCCTGAGCGGCGACTTCACGCCAGAAGCCGCTGGACGGGTGGCGGTCCCCCGCACCGGAGCGCGGTTCAGCGGTTCAAAGCGCGGACGTTTCCGGGCAGGCAAGCACGGAGAAACACAAAATCTTGCACGCAAAGGTGGTCCCAAAACTCGAAATCGGAAGACCGGCCGGCGTCGGGCTGCGTTACGAACCGGCCCGCGACCGCAACGCAGAACGCACGTCCGCCCTTCACGTCGGCAAATCCTTGCCCGTCGAAGTCACCGTCAGTTTGCCGTGCTTCACACCCTTCGCGGCGATAAGTTCGTCCGCGATCTTTTTAATCAGCGCCGCCTTGCCCCGCACGATCAGCACTTCCAGACAGTTGTGGTGGTCAAGATGCACATGCAACGTCGAAATGATGAGGTCGTGATGGTCGTGCTGGATGTCCGTGAGCGCCTCCTGGACGTGCTGCTTGTGATGGTCATAGACCAGCGTAATCGTCCCGGCGATTTCCTCCCGGCCGAACTTCTGCCGGTGCTCAACCAGATGGGCGCGAATCATGTCGGCCACGGCCAGCGAACGATTCGTGTAGCCCTTCTCTCCGGCCATCGCGTCCAGTTGTTCGAGCAACGACGGCGGCAGGGAAATGCTCAAGCGCGACACGGATTTCTTCTTCATGCCGCCCATCGTAAAGACCGGCCCAATACAGTCAAACCACGGACTTCATGCTGTCGCGCCACGCCGGTCAGCCCGGCCGGCCATTTTACGCGGCATCCGCGTTCCCATCATCGGCCACGGGTGGAATGCCACCACAACCTGCTGTTGCCTGTGGCGGCTGCCTGATATTACCCTGTCTTGGCTTCGTAATAACACCGAAGCAGCGACGCCGGCAGACCGGTTTGAAGCATGCACATTCCCGATGGATTCCTGGACGGCAAAACGGTGGCGGTCACGGCGACGCTCGCCGCCGTCGGCGTTGGCCTCGCGTTAAGCCGCGTCCGCCGCACCCTGCCGCAACGGAAGATTCCCCTGCTCGGACTGTCCGCGGCCTTTCTGTTTGCGGCCCAGATGCTGAACTTTCCCGTTCTGGCAGGCACCTCGGGGCATCTCATCGGCGGCGTGCTCGTCGCCGCGTTGCTCGGTCCGGGCGCCGCGGTGGTGGTTGTGACCACGGTGCTCATCGTGCAATGCTTTTTGTTTCAAGATGGAGGCGTGCTGGCCCTCGGCGCCAACGTGCTGAACATGGCGCTCGTCGGCGCGGGCGGCGGCTGGGCGGTCCATCGCGTCGTGAGCGGACTCCTGCCCGGCGAGCGCGGACGCGTGGCGGCAGTGGCCTTTGCGGGCTGGCTGTCCACCGTGCTGGCCGCGATGACCTGCGCTGGCGAACTCGCGTGGTCCGGCCGGGTGCACTGGAAAACCGCCTTCACCGCGATGGCAGGCATTCATCTGCTGATTGGTCTGGGTGAAGGGCTGATCAGCGCGCTGGTGTTTGCCGCCATCCAACGCACACGGCCCGAAATCCTGGACGCCGGGAACACCACGGACGGCAACCAGCGCTGGGGCGAATTCGTGCGCTATGGATTCCTGGCGGCGCTCGGGCTGGCGCTGTTCGTCGCGCCGTTCGCCTGTCCGTGGCCCGACGGGCTGGAGACTGTGGCGGCCAAGCTGGGACTTGCCCCGGTCACAACGGAACCGCAACTGCCCGCGCTGGCACCGGACTACGCCTTTCCGGGCGTTCACTCGGCGCCGGTGGCCACCGCGCTTGCCGGCGCGGTGGGTTCCGTGATTGTCTTTGCGCTGGCACTGCTGCTGGCGCGCGTTCTGGTTCCAAAACGAACGGAAATCGCACCCGCCCCGCGCCATCAATCATGAGACTCCTGACGCACCAGCACGGGCATCCGCACAGCCCGGTTCACCGGCTGCCCGCCGAAATCAAGCTGGGCACCGGGCTGGTGCTGATCACGCTCACGGTGCTGCTGCCGCCGGGGGTGGCCTGGCTTCTGTTCACCGCGGGGCTGCTGGCGTTGACGATTGGCTTGAGCCGCCTTTCCCCGTGGTTTTTGGTGAAACGGCTGCTGCTCCTCGCCCCGTTCGTTTTGGGCGTCGTGGTGGTCAATGCGTTCCAACCCGCCTACCGCGCGCACTGGCCGCTGCTCCTCCTGCGCAGCGGGCTTTGCCTGCTCACGGTCATCGTCGTGTCGAATACGACGCCGTTCAGCGAAGTGCTGCGCGTGCTGCGGCGCCTGCGCGTGCCCGCGCTGCTGATCACCACCATCGCGCTGATGCATCGCTACCTGTTTGTGCTCAGCGAAGAGGCCGAACGCATGCGCCGCGCCCGGGCCAGCCGCACCTTCACGCGCCGCCGTAGCTGGCAATGGCCCGCGCTGGCGTCGGTGGCGGGACAGTTGTTCATCCGCGCGTCGGAACGCGCCGAGCGCATCTACGCCGCCATGTGTGCCCGGGGAATGAAATGACCAATCCTCCTCCCGTCATCGAACTGCGGAACCTTCGCTACCGTTACCACGACGGCACGGAAGCATTGCGCAGCGTGAGCTTCGCCATTGCCGCCGGCGAATGCGTCGGCTTGCTGGGACCGAACGGCTCGGGCAAATCCACGCTGCTGCTGCACCTCAACGGCATTTTGCCGGATGACCGGAATGCGGACGGCGCCGTGCGCATCAACGGCGAGGCCGTCACGCGCGCGAACCTCGAAGCCATCCGCCGCCAGGTGGGCCTGGTGTTTCAGGATCCGGACGACCAGTTGTTCTGCCCCACCGTGAACGAGGATGTCGCCTTTGGCCCGCAGCAACTCGGATTGCCGGCGGCGGAAGTCAGCCGGCGCGTAGCCACGGCCTTGCAGCAAGTCGGACTGCCGGACTTTGGGCAGCGCGCCACGCATCATCTGAGTCATGGTGAAAAACGCCGCGTCTGCCTGGCCGGCGTGCTCGCCTGCGAACCCAGCATCCTCGTGTTCGACGAACCCACCAGCGACCTCGACCCGCGCGGGCGGCGGGAATTCAAGGCGTTGATG
This genomic stretch from Verrucomicrobiia bacterium harbors:
- the galE gene encoding UDP-glucose 4-epimerase GalE produces the protein MKVFVTGGAGYIGSVCVEELLNKGHTVTVYDDLSEGHRSAVDPRAAFIHARPNEAGNIAAAVGSVRPDAILHFAAYALVGESMTNPGKYFRNNVYNALQLADAAVEFGVKKFVFSSTCATYGPPDRVPMTEDLPQRPINPYGESKLMFEKILLWYQQIHRLEFIAFRYFNAAGASETFGEHHRIETHLIPNVLKVALGQAKQCEIYGTDYPTPDGTCIRDYIHVRDLAQAHILGLAPGKAGFFNLGNGDGYSVRQVIQTCEKITGKPIPAVEKPRRPGDPPRLVASATKAFTELGWKPQFPKIEDIIATAWAWHVKHPNGYPD
- the cbiQ gene encoding cobalt ECF transporter T component CbiQ, which codes for MRLLTHQHGHPHSPVHRLPAEIKLGTGLVLITLTVLLPPGVAWLLFTAGLLALTIGLSRLSPWFLVKRLLLLAPFVLGVVVVNAFQPAYRAHWPLLLLRSGLCLLTVIVVSNTTPFSEVLRVLRRLRVPALLITTIALMHRYLFVLSEEAERMRRARASRTFTRRRSWQWPALASVAGQLFIRASERAERIYAAMCARGMK
- a CDS encoding ABC transporter ATP-binding protein, which produces MTNPPPVIELRNLRYRYHDGTEALRSVSFAIAAGECVGLLGPNGSGKSTLLLHLNGILPDDRNADGAVRINGEAVTRANLEAIRRQVGLVFQDPDDQLFCPTVNEDVAFGPQQLGLPAAEVSRRVATALQQVGLPDFGQRATHHLSHGEKRRVCLAGVLACEPSILVFDEPTSDLDPRGRREFKALMRTLPGTKLIATHDLEMVVELCPRSIVLDGGNVVADGKTHELLSNELLMLAHGLEKPHILAHRHPH
- a CDS encoding response regulator, producing MSAEAHAMKHVLFVDDDQVVLRLYQQALSQRGLRVQAAADGLAAIQSLRVNPPDLVVLDLMMPKFSGVDVLKFIRSTPALKELPVIVLSNSYMSELAEQAVAVGVQQALLKTRCTPNHLAGVIDGLLVKKQPAPAPEPPTPQSDATPAPPAAAAEETKSPELNIQAARLNLFANALKIRAELHSLGIAFAQAQNDTERGVRLQNLCRRVHFLTASAALAECHQIALLTSAFEALLFEMMQRPDVINASVRRTVAFTVDFLGLLLERAQHIDVTTPVTPQVLVVDDDPLANRLISAALERGRLSARTTENPAAGLEWAQQIHFDLFLLDVEMPDLNGFELCKQIRALPGYARTPVIFVTSHADFEHRSQSILSGGNDLISKPVLPIELTVKAITHLLRSNLEAHSATS
- the nikR gene encoding nickel-responsive transcriptional regulator NikR, with the translated sequence MKKKSVSRLSISLPPSLLEQLDAMAGEKGYTNRSLAVADMIRAHLVEHRQKFGREEIAGTITLVYDHHKQHVQEALTDIQHDHHDLIISTLHVHLDHHNCLEVLIVRGKAALIKKIADELIAAKGVKHGKLTVTSTGKDLPT
- a CDS encoding energy-coupling factor ABC transporter permease, with amino-acid sequence MHIPDGFLDGKTVAVTATLAAVGVGLALSRVRRTLPQRKIPLLGLSAAFLFAAQMLNFPVLAGTSGHLIGGVLVAALLGPGAAVVVVTTVLIVQCFLFQDGGVLALGANVLNMALVGAGGGWAVHRVVSGLLPGERGRVAAVAFAGWLSTVLAAMTCAGELAWSGRVHWKTAFTAMAGIHLLIGLGEGLISALVFAAIQRTRPEILDAGNTTDGNQRWGEFVRYGFLAALGLALFVAPFACPWPDGLETVAAKLGLAPVTTEPQLPALAPDYAFPGVHSAPVATALAGAVGSVIVFALALLLARVLVPKRTEIAPAPRHQS